Genomic segment of Pongo pygmaeus isolate AG05252 chromosome 1, NHGRI_mPonPyg2-v2.0_pri, whole genome shotgun sequence:
AGAGGTATGAAGTAATCAGGATGTCGAAACTGCATTCCTTGGTGAGTTCGTGCCTTGCATGGCCCTTCAGGTCAGCTGGCATCAGTAGTTTCACTGACATGCAGAAACTGAAAGAATATGTCAAATGAAAAAGTTAATGTTTTACAAGGCTTAAATTGTTGTCTGCAGGGCAGTTAAAGGGAACTGTAATCTAAGGTCTACATGATTTTGGGACAGTAGGCTGCCAGCAACCATGAGGAAGCAGGTCAGAGAGCAAGCTGACCTCATGATGAATGCTGAATGTGCTGCaagcttggtttatttttgtttctccccctcccttcttcactgattaaatttataaagtttataagtATGGTTGCAATTTCTTCCAGAGTAGCCATAACCTAAGCCCTGAGACCACTCAAGCCCTCAGTGGCACCTCTCTTCCACAAGTAGGAGTGAAAAAACTGCTACCTTAAGTGATATAAAACCCACAAGACCATTCAATACATGGagatttttattctgattttgtaGGGATGACTCCTCTGTTTTTATAAAGCTATTTTAACTATAAAATCTTTTTGTAATTTTGACGTGGCCAAAGATCTCCCAACAATACTACTTTCAGATTTTAGTTTTCTGTCTAATATCTGGGAAAGATTAGACCCTTCCCTGCCTCAAACTCAGGTCTATGCAGGTCACATTTTAGTAAAATTCCATCAGTGTTTGTGAggttcatgaatgaatgaattatttttttttacgacaaagtctccctctgtcacccagactggagtgcaatggtgcaatcttggttcactgcaaccattgcctcttgggttcaagcgattctcccacctcagcctcctgagtagctggattacaggcacgtgccatcatctctggctaatttttgtatttttgtagagacggggtttcaccttgttggcatGGCTTGTCTTGAACGCCTGaactcaggtgttccacccaacttgtcctcccaaactgctgggattacaggagtgagccacctcgcctggccttgaatgaatgaattcttgaTTTCCACCCTATCCGTAACACTGTCAATTTCTTGATTCATGAACTTAATATGGATATCTGATATGAATGGATATCTGATTCAATCCATTAATCTGTAGAGAGCCAAAAACCCAATCAGGATTAACTGGGTGGAGCTTCAGAAATGCAATCAGATATCACTTTTTGATTGGAAGCTAGCAGTGGATACGTGGAGGCGTGGGACTTGTGATTAGAAAGGTCGATAAAAGCTTCTAAAGACCCACAGAAGAGAACCAAAGTCTTCAAGCCTGGAGTTCCTGCTTGGTTCTTCCTGAGGTCTGAGCACCCTGCAAATTGAGCCCAGATCTGGTAAGTCACTAATCTCTGTAAGACACTCCCATCTGACCTACAGTCAGCTGGTCTGGGATGGTGACCGTGCAGCCTAAGATGGCATAGAGTtatatcctgttttgttttgtttttttttctcctatgaaCAATTTGAAGCTTTGAATTTTTTCCTCTAAATGtagttttgtctttatttcaaaaaattggatTGTGCTTTGGTTGATGTAATTTCAAAATTCTTGaagggagcagtgactcatgcctttaaccccaacgctttgggagaccaaggcaggaggatcatttcagcccaggggtttgagaccaacctggacaacatagcaaaaaccatctctataaaatattctttgttGAAGgggtgatggagtcttgctctgttgccaaggctggagtgcagtggcacgatctcaaatcactgcaacctctgcctcccaggctcaagcaattctcatgcctcagcctcctgagtagctggtattacatcCATCTGCCaacttgcctggctaatttttgtatttttagtagaggtggggtttcaccatgctggccagattggtctcaaactcctgacctcaagtgatccacctgccttggcctcccaaagtgctgggattacagccatgagccactggtgCTCggcctctacaaaatatacatatttcttaattagctgggcatggtagcatgcatctGTCTTCCCAGCTGTATGGGTTGCTGACGTGGGAGAAACaattgagcccagaagattgaggctgcagtgagccatgctcacaccactgctgtactccagcgtgggcaacattgtgagaccctattaaagaaaaataatcttaacCAAACAGGATCTTTGACCTTAATTTTAAACCAATCACATCCTCATTGTAACTCTTCCACCCAAATGGAGACATGGGTGTGGagatgcatgactgtaatcctaactacatggaaggctgaagcataagaatcacttgaacctgggaggcagaggttacagtgagccgagctggcaccactgcactccaacctgggcgatgaAGTGAGACTCAGCTCCTCcgacatgaaaaaaaattaaattataccaCCCAGGTGATCACTGGATACATGAAGATTTCTACTGTGTTTTCTTAGGGACTGTCATGTCTATCTTTGTAAAACTGTTTTAactctgaaatattttgataaatttgaTGTGGCCAAGGATCTCTCAACAAAGATACtttcaagttttttctttctgtctaatGTCAGGAAGAGATTCAACCCTTCCCTATCTCACACTCAGGACTATGAAGGACACATATTAGTAAAACTCCATGTTTGTGGAGTAAATCAGTGAATCAGTCCTGGACTTTCACCCTATCCCTAAATATTTCACTTTCATGGATGAATATCTAATTTGATAGTTAGTctggaagaaagataaaaatccaATCATGATTAACTGGGTGGAGCTTAAGAAGTCTAATCCAATgtagtcctctctctctctcttttttgaatCTAGCCAatttcccaggctggattgtagtggcataatctcagctaactgcaacctgtgcctcctgggttcaagcgatcctcctgcctcagcctccctagtagcttggactataggagcagaccactgcacctggctaatttttgtaattttagtagaggtagtgtttcaccatgttggccaggatggtctcgaactcctgaactcagaagatagaatgcctctgcctcccaaagtgctgggattacaggtgtgagtcactgtgcacAGCCAAAGTGGTTCATTTTGAATATGTGTGAGAAGTGTGTATTGGAAACATCTGTGTCTTGCGAATGATGCATAACACTGTCACATAGCTTTCAAAGCTTCTCGCTGAAATTTTCAATAGTGAGGCCGGGAGGACgattatgtctgtaatcccagtactttgggaggccaagatgggtggaatATTTGagtctaagagttcaagaccagcccggacgacatagtgaaacccactgtctttacaaaaagtcaaaaaataaaagattagctgGACATGAGATTCAAGCTTCAGAGATCCTCGGTAACATTTCCCAGTGCTATGAGTTTATTGCAGCAGTGGCTAATAATTCACGGACTAGGAGGGATCTTGCCTGCTCTTTAGAGGTTGGGACACACTCTTCTTGGTACCAGAAGGGTAGAACTATGTCTCTGTGGCCACTTATTGCAGATGGAATTGGAGTAAACGGAGGGCTCTTTCACACATTCTAGAGAAATGACTTTGGCCCTAGGAGAAGTGGGGGTTGATGGGGAATGGCCCAAGAAACTTGCCTTTTCACTTGATTGTCCTCTAGAGTTTTTCCTTGCAGATTTGTCAGAATGAGCCTCCAGGCCCCATCCAGGCTCCTGGAGCTGGCAGGGAAGAGCCTGCTAAGGAACCAGTTCTTGACCATCTTCACCCTGGACAAGCTGCCCAGGGAGGTCTTCCCTCTGATGTTCATGGAGGCCTTCAGCATGAGATGTTTTGAGGCCCTGAAGCTGATGGTGCAGACCtggcccttcctcctcctccctctgggaTCCCTGATGAAGACACCTCATCTGGAGACCTTGCAAGCTGTCCTGAGGGGACTTGATACACTGGTGGTCCAGAAGGTTCGCCCCAGGTGAGGTGACTCAGGTGGCTTTGGGGGGAAGGGtccaggcatccagggaagggacAGCAGGCTCAGGAGGAGTGGTGGGGTTGGGGAACTAGGGTGGCTCAGAGGTTTCTGATGGTGCCCATGAGAGGCCCTGGGCATTGCCCAGCTCTTCTGGTAAAGGACTGCTCACCATACGGGTCCACTGTGGAAACAGGAACCTGCTTCCTCCCAGTGGAAGCTAAGGTACTGGAAGTGGGTACCAGGCAGAATCCAAGGGGGAACGGGATGGAGAAGAGACAGAAGGAGGAGCACTGAGGACAGGCGAAGCTGACTGATATCCTGGATGTGGAGTGAAAGCTCAGGTCAGGGGTGGGTCCTTGCCTACATTCtgagcttttcccctatgttaCTCACAGGAGGTGGAAACTTCAAGTGCTGGATTTGCGGGATGTTGATGAGAATTTCTGGACCATATGGTCTGGAGCCAGGGCCCTCTCCTGCTCCCTAGAGGCCATGAGTAAGAGGCAGACAGTGGAGGACTGTCCAAGAATGGAAGAGCACCAGCCCTTGAAGGTGTTCATAGACCTCTGCCTAAAGGAAAGTACACTGGATGAATGCCTGAGCTACCTTTGTGGATGGATCCACTACAGAAGAGGTCTAGTGCACCTGTGTTGTAGCAAGGTGGAGAATTACTCAATGTCCACTTCAAGTTTCAGAAATTTATTGGAAAGGATATACCCAGAGAGTATCCAGGAGTTGGAAGTCTGGAAAAAGTCCTCTCTGAATAAAACAGGAAAGTTTGCCCCTTACCTGAGCCAGATGAGCAATCTTCGCAAACTCTTTTTAGCCTTTGGTTATGAGCGTGAGTTATACGTGAGTGGCCAGTGGCAGTTCATTCCTGACTTGGACTCTCCATTCCTCTGCCTGTACTACCCCCAGATGCTTTATATAAGAAAGATCAGTAATATCAAAGAGCACCTGGAGCACCTGCTCAGGTAAGAAATGATGGTGAGCTTTCTCTGCAGACCATATCAcgacttttgttctttttcacagTAAAGGTTAGTgggcatctactgtgtgccagccacAGGTGATGTCACAGGGAATGGGATGCTAGATTGTCAAACCATTATGCTCTTCAGTGCTCTATATCCTGAAGTGGGTATCACAAGACCACTCAAATAAGGGCAGAGGGATGGCCTGGGGTAGATGCTACAGAGAGAGATGTGTAGGGAGCCAGTTAGTTGAGGGTTCAGATCTAGTGAGGGTGAATTTGTGAACTCCTTGTGAGGAACAGTGTATAAAGTTAATATGATGAAAACATATTCTCCATACAGAGTATGGTTTGAAAGAAGGGAAagtgtggccgggtgtggtgtctcatgcctgcaatcccagcacctcaggaggccaaggcaggcagatcacgaggtcaggaatttgagacaagtcCGGCCAACACAGTgactccccatctctactaaaaatacaaaaaaaaagtcaccaggcatggtgacaggcacctgtaatcccagctacttgggaggctgaggcaagggaagtggaggttgcagtgagctgagtttgtgccactacactccagcctaggttacaatgtgagactgtctcaaaaaaaaaaaaaaaaaaagaagagaaagggcaTCAAACCTGTGCGTTTCACAGCAGCAGCTCTGTCTTCAGCAGCTTAGTAAACACCAATGATCCTGTCTCTAATTCCCTGTCTGTAAAACGTTGTTTTGAACTCCAGGAAAGATAATTGATATGGGAAGTCCATGCTTCTGGGATGGAGGGTGAGGGAGTAGGTGTGAGAGTGGTACCAATCACACAGGCAAGGATGAAAGGACTGAGCCTAAAATGGAGCTGCCCCTGAATGATCTGAGTCTTCATCAGGCAGAACCTTGCATGCGTACCATCATCTGATGATGGGAACAAACTTGTGTTTGGGTGAAACAGGCTTCCCCATTGCAGGTTACTATAACACCTGTGTTGTAGTAAGGTGCAGAATTACTCAATGCCCACTTCAAGTTTACCATTGAGATTGTTTCCCACCCCCCTCCTCTAACTGGCACCATTGCCCATAACTAACTTCTTGCTCTCCCCAGGTACCTCAAGAACCCCTTGGTGGCCTTTACATTCTGTGATGCTTACCTAACTGATCGGGACATGGAGTGTCTGTCTCAGTACCCAAGCCTCAGTCAGCTAAAGGAGCTGCGTCTGATTCATATCCTAATGTGGACCACCAATCTTGAGCCCCTTGGAGTTCTGCTGGAGAAAGTTGCTGCTACTCTCAAGGCCCTCATCTTAGAGGACTGTCGGATCCAGGACCCCCAACTCAGGGTCCTCCTGCCTGCCCTGAGTCACTGTTCCCAGCTCACCACCTTCTACTTTCGTGGAAATGAGACCTCCATGAATGCTCTGAAAGACCTGCTGCGTCACACAAGCGGGCTGAGCAAGTTAGGCCTGGAGTTGTATCCTGCCCCTCTGGAGAGTCTTGACAACAGGGGTCATGTCAACTGGGAGATCCTTGCCCCAATTCGGGCTGAGCTGATGTGTACACTCAGGGAAGTCAGGCAGCCCAAGAGGATCTTCTTTGGTCCCGCCCCTTGCCCTACTTGTGGCTCATGGCCATCTGAGAATGTGGACTTCCATCTTTGCTCTTAGGGAAGGCCTGGTTAGTGGGATGGATAAGCTTTCTTCCGGGCACTTGGGAACTAAAATATTGTACAtgggtgcattttttttttaattttattttttatattttttattttattttatttttttattttattttttgagacagagtctcactctgtccctcagaatgaagtgcagtggcacaatctcagcttactgcaagcaccacctcctgggttcaagtgattctcctgcctcagcctcccaagtagctggtgttATGGCTGTATgccccacccctggctaatttttgtatttttagtagagacagggcttcacgaTGTTGGCGGACGCTgaccttaaactcctgacctcaagtgatctgaccaccttggccttctacagtgctgggtttacaggtgtgagcagcaGGGCCCGGTCAGCCGCTTCTTAAAGGAAGCACACAGCCGTGGATTTGAGGCTTGTGCTCACTGTGAGTGGAAAAACAAAGGTGACTCAGCCACGGGCAGGACTGGGTAAAAATGCTGACTTGGCATCGATGAGGCCTTCAGGGACCTGTGTCCTAGACTCAGAAATAGAACCTGAAGTTCTAGAGTGATGCAGGAGTTACCCCCGCAAGgatggttatttaaaaatgtcaaaaataaatggAACCTGAATGGAAACTTTCTCGTGTCTTCCATGATTGATCAACCTGTTTTAGACATTTATACATCAGAAGTCTCTAgaaatctgcctcctgggttcaagcaattctcctgcctcagcctcctgagtagctgggactacagggaccagccaccatgcctggctactttttgtattttttgtagaaatgggggtttcaccatgttgaccaggttggtcttgaactcctgacttcaggcaaaccatccgcctcagcctcccaaagtgctcagattgtagatatgagccactgcacctggcctgatattATGATACAAGCATAAAATGTTTAATGTTCAAATCACGGTAACAGGGATAGCAACCATCTcaagaatttatcatttctttgtgttagcaacattccaattccattgtTTTAATTATGTAGAAATTTACTATGAACTATTGTCAACATGATTTGCCCTATTATGCTACTGAACCCTGGATCATATTTTTATCTGTGTTTTTAttcccattaaccatccccctTCTTCTTATCCATTTCCCAGTACCCTTCCTAGCTTCTGATAACagtcattttactatttttaattttcatgtttttaattcccaaatatgagtgagaatatgccatgttttctttctgtatctggcttacttcacttaacataacaccctccagttccatctatgttgttgcagatgacaggaaTTCATTCATGTTTATGGCTGTAtgatattctattgtgtatatttaccacattttcttgatccattcatctgttgatggacacattgGTTGATtcaatatttttgctattgtggatagtgctgcaataaataggggagtgcaggctgggtgcagtggtgcatgcctgtaatcccagaattttgggagtctgaggcaggtggattacttgaggtcaggagttcgagaccagcctgaccaacatggtagtGTAGATATCTCCtggatgtatttatttaatttcggatatatatccagcagtgggatttaTGGTTCATATGATAAtcctattcttattttttggaggaaactccatactgttttccatagtagctgtactaatttacataacACCAATGTTGTACCAGGGTTCTCATTTCTCCATATTCTCCATAGTATCCACTATTTTctgttggttttttatttttatttgttcagagacagagttttgcaatGTTCCCCAGGTTGGTTtttaacttctggcctcaagtgatccttccacatcagcctctcaaagtgctgggattacagatgtgagtcactgcacccgatCTACTGAGTAAATTAGAATCCTCGCAGGAGGCTGTGACTGTGGGTTACCTGGTTTTTATCAGTTGACACAAATGTATTAGGACCTTGGAAAGCCTAAAAGTGAATGACTACAGCAGGGTGGAAAAAGCCTGAGGAAAGTATGAATATTGTGTAACATTCTATTTCCCAAACCTGGGTTTATACTTTTTGTTGATAGATTTTATGCCAATAATGTAGAAGAAAAATGCCAAGCAGGAAATGCTATCACTTCTGAAGATGAACTCATAGAGATGGAAATtctttcagaatttatttttccagcttttttggggttttttgctgttgttttgttttcatctgtttgttttgagatggagtctcgctctgtcaccaggttggagtgcagtggcgcgatcttggctcactgcaaacttctcctgggttcaagcgattctcctgcctcagcctcttgagtagcaagGACTACGGGCggacgccaccatgcccagctaatttttgtattttttagtagtgatggggtttcaccatgttggctaacatggtctcaatcttttgacctcgtgatctgcctgccttggcctcccaaagtgctgggattacacgcgtgagccacaaCCGCTACCGGccttcttctttgttttgttttgttttgttttgttttttgagacggagtctcactctgctgccccggttggagtgcagtggcgagatctcagctcactctaacctccaACTTCGTAGTTGAAatgattctccagtctcagcctgctaagtagctgggattacaggcctgtgccaccatgcctggctaatttttatattttttagtagagatggtgtttcactatgttggccaagatgaTCTCCAtcttctgacttcgtgatctgcctgacttggcctcccagagtgctggattacagacgtgagccaccactcccagcctatttttcctgttttaaaagtTGGTTAATTCTCTTGTGTTTATTTTAGAGTTTATATCAGAACAATTTACAGTAAGATACACCCCTACTAGAGCTTGTCATATAGTCAAAGACAAAGTAGTTAGTACTTTTACAAATAGTAGATATGCCTTTGCAGtgattcataattttaaaatattatgtaaactaTGAGAATTTCTCACTTCTAGTGGAAGCACATTAAATATAGACCACGAGTGAACAAGGTGTTGTcctgaaaggattttttttttttttttttttgagacagagcctcactctttcacctaggctggagtgcagtggtgcaatctcagctcactacaacctccacctcccaggttcaagtgattctcctgactcagcctcctgagtagctggggttacaggcacacaccaccatgcctagctaatttttttctatgtttagtagagaaggggtttcactgtttcaccggtgagccactgcaactggccaacatctctttatgataaaacTCTCCACAAAACACCTCAGAATAATAAAGGGTATTTTTCacacacccacagccaacatcatactgaatggggaaattgAAAGCCTTTTTTTCTGTGATCTGGAGGAAGACAGCAAAAGTTCTTAATAAAATATCAGCTAACTAAATGCAACAGTGCATTAGAAAGTaatatataggccaggcatggtgaatctcacctgtaatcccagcactttgggaggccaatgtgggtggatcacctgaagtcgggagtttgagaccagcctgaccataaTGCAGAAAAcgaatctctactaaaaatacaaaattagtcaggtgtggtggtgggtgcctgtaatccaagctactcaggaggctgagacattaGAATGCCTTGAACTCAagaggtagatgttgcagtgagccgagatcatgccattgcactccagcctgggcagcaagagtgaaactgggtcttaaaaaaaaggaaaagaaagtaataTATAATGGCCATTCCAGGAATGCCAGACAATCTCAGAAAAATCTATGTATAATTCACCACACTAACAAACTAAAGGAGGAAAAGCAAGGTTCCTACAAAATGCAGAAAAGAATTGCAGAAAAATCAAACTAAATGTATAATaacatattttggaaaatgaaatgttatatattaaaatttgcaTTAAACATCAGACGTAATGGATAAACATTAGCTCTCTTCCTACTGAGATATGAAACAAGGTAAGACCCTCAGCAGATTAGGATTTAAAGGCACATAGGTACTTTGGTTAGTAG
This window contains:
- the LOC129040362 gene encoding PRAME family member 10, with product MSLQAPSRLLELAGKSLLRNQFLTIFTLDKLPREVFPLMFMEAFSMRCFEALKLMVQTWPFLLLPLGSLMKTPHLETLQAVLRGLDTLVVQKVRPRRWKLQVLDLRDVDENFWTIWSGARALSCSLEAMSKRQTVEDCPRMEEHQPLKVFIDLCLKESTLDECLSYLCGWIHYRRGLVHLCCSKVENYSMSTSSFRNLLERIYPESIQELEVWKKSSLNKTGKFAPYLSQMSNLRKLFLAFGYERELYVSGQWQFIPDLDSPFLCLYYPQMLYIRKISNIKEHLEHLLRYLKNPLVAFTFCDAYLTDRDMECLSQYPSLSQLKELRLIHILMWTTNLEPLGVLLEKVAATLKALILEDCRIQDPQLRVLLPALSHCSQLTTFYFRGNETSMNALKDLLRHTSGLSKLGLELYPAPLESLDNRGHVNWEILAPIRAELMCTLREVRQPKRIFFGPAPCPTCGSWPSENVDFHLCS